One region of Algihabitans albus genomic DNA includes:
- a CDS encoding HMA2 domain-containing protein, with translation MPSRVAPEDFDLLLKARPHIEVASHIPGRIRLKFGFSILSAVPEIAERGEDVISAIDGIRDVESNLFARSLTVTYDPEVLPPDWWDRLYGRDDVAAREVVEQLKTSFG, from the coding sequence GTGCCCAGCCGCGTTGCCCCCGAAGACTTCGATCTCCTGTTGAAGGCCCGTCCGCACATCGAGGTGGCAAGCCATATCCCGGGCCGGATCCGCCTCAAGTTCGGTTTCTCGATCCTCTCGGCGGTGCCGGAGATCGCGGAGCGCGGCGAAGATGTCATCTCGGCGATCGACGGGATCCGCGATGTCGAGAGCAACCTCTTCGCCCGCAGCCTGACCGTCACCTACGATCCGGAGGTGCTGCCGCCCGACTGGTGGGACCGTCTCTACGGCCGCGATGACGTCGCCGCGCGCGAGGTGGTGGAGCAGCTCAAGACCTCCTTCGGCTGA
- the phnE gene encoding phosphonate ABC transporter, permease protein PhnE codes for MSSIAGQQTATTGAQRLDEMKVELPKRDPKKSLLTLLIWGVAVAVLWWAWNGSDMNPYALIEYGDNMAEFAGAFAEPDFRHWRLFLDQMLITVQIAIWGTLLAVIFGVPLGILSSENLVPWWVYHPVRRVMDAFRAINEMVFAMLFVVAVGLGPFAGVLALFVHTTGVLAKLFSEAVEAIDPRPVEGIRATGAHPVQEIVFGVIPQVLPLWISYSLYRFESNVRSATVLGLVGAGGIGQVLWEYIRGFYYSETAAVMLIIILTVTLLDIGSQFIRKRYT; via the coding sequence ATGTCGAGCATCGCCGGACAGCAGACCGCAACTACAGGCGCTCAACGCCTGGACGAGATGAAGGTCGAGCTGCCCAAGCGCGACCCCAAGAAGTCTCTGCTCACCCTGCTGATCTGGGGTGTCGCCGTCGCGGTGCTCTGGTGGGCCTGGAACGGCTCCGACATGAACCCCTACGCGCTGATCGAGTACGGCGACAACATGGCCGAGTTCGCCGGCGCCTTCGCCGAGCCGGACTTCCGCCATTGGCGGCTGTTTCTCGATCAGATGCTGATCACCGTCCAGATCGCGATCTGGGGCACGCTGCTCGCGGTGATCTTCGGCGTTCCGCTCGGCATCCTCTCCTCCGAGAACCTGGTGCCCTGGTGGGTCTACCATCCGGTCCGCCGCGTCATGGACGCCTTCCGCGCGATCAACGAGATGGTCTTCGCCATGCTCTTCGTGGTCGCGGTGGGACTCGGCCCCTTCGCCGGCGTTCTGGCGCTTTTCGTCCATACCACCGGTGTATTGGCGAAACTCTTCTCCGAGGCGGTGGAGGCCATCGACCCGCGCCCGGTGGAGGGCATCCGGGCGACCGGCGCCCATCCGGTGCAGGAGATCGTCTTCGGCGTGATCCCCCAGGTCCTGCCGCTCTGGATCAGCTATTCGCTCTACCGCTTCGAGTCCAACGTGCGCTCGGCGACCGTGCTGGGGCTGGTCGGCGCCGGCGGCATCGGCCAGGTGCTCTGGGAGTACATCCGGGGCTTCTATTACAGCGAGACGGCGGCGGTGATGCTGATCATCATCCTGACCGTCACCCTCCTGGACATCGGCAGCCAGTTCATCCGCAAGCGCTACACCTGA